A section of the Cololabis saira isolate AMF1-May2022 chromosome 6, fColSai1.1, whole genome shotgun sequence genome encodes:
- the LOC133445766 gene encoding gamma-crystallin M1, producing MGKIVFYEDRNFQGRSYECMSDCSDISSYLSRCQSCRVESGCFMVYERPTYMGMQFFMKRGEYHDMQRMMSMGMMFDSIRSCRLIPHHRGQFRMRIYERENFGGQMNELMDDCDSIMERYRMSDCMSCHVMDGHWLMYEQPQFRGRMMYLRPGEYRSFREMGMSGMRFMSMRRITDMC from the exons ATGGGCAAG ATTGTGTTTTACGAGGACAGGAACTTCCAGGGTCGCTCCTATGAGTGCATGAGCGACTGCTCTGACATTTCCTCCTACCTGAGCAGATGCCAGTCCTGCAGGGTGGAGAGTGGCTGCTTCATGGTCTACGAACGTCCCACCTACATGGGCATGCAGTTTTTCATGAAGAGGGGCGAGTACCACGATATGCAGCGCATGATGAGCATGGGAATGATGTTCGACTCCATCAGATCCTGCAGACTGATCCCCCAT CACAGAGGCCAGTTCAGGATGAGGATCTACGAGAGGGAGAACTTCGGAGGTCAGATGAATGAGCTGATGGACGACTGCGACAGCATCATGGAGCGTTACCGCATGTCCGACTGCATGTCCTGCCACGTGATGGACGGCCACTGGCTGATGTACGAGCAGCCCCAATTCAGAGGCAGAATGATGTACCTGAGGCCCGGAGAGTACAGGAGCTTCAGGGAGATGGGAATGAGCGGCATGAGGTTCATGAGCATGAGGCGCATCACTGACATGTGTTAG
- the si:dkey-57a22.15 gene encoding gamma-crystallin M2, translating into MGNLSNGDHGEGKYCLPSQLTLNRGCHYPSGCDFFKHRTQLKKKTKQEEPSNRAMCPSTVSFHPQIIFYEDKNFQGRSYECGNDCTDLHSYFSRCNSIRVESGCFMIYERPNFMGHQYFMRRGEYPDYQRWMGFSSCIRSCRMIPVYRGSYRLRIYEKPDFSGHMMEFMDDCPCVSDRFHHRHVYSCNVMNGFWIFYEYPNYRGRQYFLRAGEYRRYRDWCATCAIVGSFRRVTEF; encoded by the exons ATGGGGAATCTCTCCAACGGAGACCATGGGGAAGGTAAGTACTGTTTGCCCTCTCAGCTCACACTCAAT AGAGGTTGTCACTACCCTAGTGGATGtgatttttttaaacacagaactcaacttaaaaaaaaaacaaaacaagaagaaCCCAGCAATAGAGCAATGTGTCCCTCAACGGTCTCTTTTCATCCCCAGATTATCTTTTACGAGGACAAGAACTTCCAGGGCCGGAGCTATGAGTGCGGCAATGACTGCACGGACCTTCATTCCTACTTCAGCCGCTGTAACTCCATCCGGGTGGAGAGCGGCTGCTTCATGATCTACGAGCGACCCAACTTCATGGGCCACCAGTACTTCATGAGAAGGGGCGAGTACCCTGACTACCAGAGGTGGATGGGTTTCAGCAGCTGCATACGCTCGTGCCGGATGATTCCCGTG TATCGAGGCTCCTACAGATTGCGGATCTACGAGAAGCCCGACTTCAGCGGTCACATGATGGAATTCATGGATGACTGTCCCTGTGTGTCTGATCGTTTCCATCATCGCCACGTTTACTCTTGTAATGTTATGAATGGCTTCTGGATCTTTTACGAGTACCCCAATTACCGAGGCAGACAGTACTTCCTAAGGGCTGGGGAGTACAGGAGGTACCGCGATTGGTGTGCCACCTGCGCCATCGTTGGATCCTTCAGGAGGGTCACCGAATTTTAG
- the LOC133446294 gene encoding beta/gamma crystallin domain-containing protein 1-like, whose amino-acid sequence MGKIIFYEDKNFTGHHFECSNDCEDLLHKLARCSSIKVQNGCFMVYEKPNYTGNQYYLRRGEYPDFHHWTGVNDPVSSCRYITMEPSCFNMRFYGRIEFGGQMMDLMDDCPSVMDRFHTNDIFSCNVKEGNWLFYEHPNYHGRMYLIRPGEYTRFSEWGGRSARVGSIKRIMEITMGKIIFYEDRNFQGHSHECVSDCADLHTYFNRCNSIRVESGCFMVYERPNYMGNQYYLSRGDYSDNQRAIGIGDCVRSCRMIPQYKGSYRLRLYENFDMSGQMHELDDDCPNLQDKLNMSDFNSSNVVDGHWLLYEQPNYKGRVHYLRPGEYRRYSDWGGVSPRVGSIRRIEDLN is encoded by the exons ATGGGGAAG ATCATCTTCTATGAGGACAAGAACTTCACTGGGCACCACTTTGAGTGCTCCAATGACTGCGAAGACCTGCTGCACAAACTCGCCCGCTGCAGCTCCATCAAGGTTCAGAACGGCTGCTTCATGGTCTACGAGAAACCCAACTACACTGGAAACCAGTACTACCTGAGGAGAGGAGAGTATCCTGACTTCCATCACTGGACGGGTGTCAACGACCCGGTCAGCTCCTGTCGCTACATCACCATG GAGCCCAGTTGTTTCAACATGCGTTTTTATGGGCGGATCGAGTTTGGTGGCCAGATGATGGACCTGATGGACGACTGTCCCAGCGTCATGGACCGCTTCCACACAAATGACATCTTTTCCTGCAATGTGAAAGAAGGCAACTGGCTCTTCTATGAGCACCCGAATTACCACGGCAGAATGTATTTGATTAGGCCTGGAGAGTACACGAGGTTCAGCGAGTGGGGTGGCAGGAGCGCCAGGGTTGGCTCCATCAAACGCATCATGGA AATAACCATGGGGAAG ATCATATTTTACGAGGACAGAAACTTCCAGGGGCACTCTCACGAGTGCGTCAGTGACTGCGCCGACCTTCACACCTACTTCAACAGATGCAACTCCATCAGGGTGGAGAGCGGCTGCTTCATGGTGTACGAGAGGCCCAACTACATGGGTAACCAGTACTACCTGAGCAGAGGGGACTATTCTGACAACCAGCGTGCCATCGGCATCGGCGACTGTGTCAGATCTTGCCGCATGATTCCCCAG TATAAAGGTTCCTACAGATTGAGGCTTTATGAGAACTTCGACATGTCCGGTCAGATGCACGAGCTGGATGACGACTGTCCAAACCTCCAGGACAAGCTCAACATGTCCGACTTCAACTCCAGCAACGTGGTGGATGGCCACTGGCTGCTGTACGAACAGCCCAACTACAAGGGCAGGGTGCACTACCTGAGGCCCGGCGAGTACCGCAGATACAGCGACTGGGGGGGCGTCAGCCCCAGGGTCGGCTCCATTAGAAGAATCGAAGACCTCAACTAA
- the LOC133445785 gene encoding gamma-crystallin S-1-like: MAKIIFYEEKNFGGRYYECVSNCVDLHSMFDHCRSIRVESGMFMIYDRAGYTGNQYFMKKGEYSDYMGMTGMNDCVRSCRIILASTSFRMRLYEHFDMGGVMMELTDNCSNLMERFHLTNFNSCHVMEGQWLLYEHPNYRGRHYYLTPGQYRSFREWSGISSKIHSIRRLMDL, encoded by the exons ATGGCAAag ATCATCTTCTACGAGGAGAAAAACTTTGGAGGCCGTTACTATGAGTGTGTGAGCAACTGTGTGGACCTGCACTCCATGTTTGACCACTGCCGCTCCATCAGGGTGGAGAGTGGCATGTTCATGATCTATGACCGGGCGGGCTACACGGGGAACCAGTACTTCATGAAGAAGGGGGAGTACTCGGACTACATGGGCATGACTGGCATGAATGACTGTGTCAGGTCCTGTCGTATCATCCTAGCG AGCACCAGCTTCAGGATGAGGCTCTATGAGCACTTTGACATGGGAGGTGTGATGATGGAGCTGACGGACAACTGTTCCAACCTCATGGAGCGCTTTCACCTCACCAACTTCAACTCCTGCCACGTGATGGAGGGCCAGTGGCTGCTGTATGAGCATCCCAACTACAGGGGGCGCCACTACTACCTGACGCCCGGCCAATATAGGAGCTTCAGAGAATGGAGTGGCATTAGCTCCAAGATCCACTCCATCAGGCGTCTCATGGACCTCTAA
- the LOC133445783 gene encoding gamma-crystallin M2-like, which translates to MSSKITFYEDRNFQGRSHECDTDCPDMHPHFSRCNSIKVESGCWVLYEKPNYTGYQYVLTRGEYPDYQRWMGYNDTIRSCRTFNYTSEGPYRMRIYERPNFQGQMMEFSEDCESVQDHFRSRDIYSCNVMDGYWTLYEHPNYRGRQYFMRPGEYRKFSDWGATCATTGSFRKITEF; encoded by the exons ATGAGTAGTAAG ATCACATTCTACGAGGACAGGAACTTCCAGGGCCGCTCACATGAGTGTGACACCGACTGTCCCGATATGCACCCCCACTTCAGCCGCTGCAACTCCATCAAGGTGGAGAGTGGCTGCTGGGTGCTGTATGAGAAGCCCAACTACACCGGTTACCAGTATGTCCTGACCAGAGGGGAGTACCCAGACTACCAGCGCTGGATGGGCTACAACGACACCATCCGCTCCTGCAGAACCTTCAATTAT ACCAGCGAGGGGCCCTACCGCATGCGCATCTACGAGCGCCCCAACTTCCAGGGCCAGATGATGGAGTTCAGCGAGGACTGCGAGTCTGTGCAGGACCACTTCCGCAGCCGTGACATCTACTCATGCAACGTCATGGACGGCTACTGGACCCTGTACGAGCACCCCAACTACCGCGGTCGCCAGTACTTCATGAGGCCCGGCGAGTACCGCAAGTTCAGCGACTGGGGGGCCACCTGCGCCACCACTGGCTCCTTCCGCAAAATCACAGAGTTTTAA
- the LOC133446352 gene encoding uncharacterized protein C2orf80-like, translated as MEGRRLKRDVEALIGDYIGQKIREQSFDPTGRRVSTMLDELAHYDLAISVALWWLNKGDGREVLDTDIIGATCSLGSAPYPDRLQREAMILSSFAGIIMSSLPLDDILGLYRCKPAVLYPNRHSQGAIVYPFTLSHHPYAMLGSCNAVLHSKKHNDKMNKWLSERAKASITARRVQVKSSSSSSSQSFLSDGSDCQQGAAEHYEGSQESLQD; from the exons ATGGAAGGAAGGCGGCTGAAGCGAGATGTTGAGGCTCTCAT CGGCGATTACATCGGACAGAAGATCAGGGAGCAGTCCTTCGATCCAACTGGGAGGAGAGTCTCCACCATGCTGGACGAGCTG GCTCACTATGACCTGGCCATCAGCGTCGCTCTGTGGTGGCTCAACAAAGGGGATGGACGGGAAGTGCTGGATACAGACATCAT CGGAGCCACATGCAGCCTTGGCAGTGCTCCATATCCAGACCGCCTGCAGCGGGAGGCCATGATCCTGTCGTCCTTCGCTGGGATTATTATG AGCAGCCTGCCGCTTGATGACATCTTGGGTCTGTACAGGTGCAAACCTGCTGTTTTATACCCCAACCGTCACTCTCAG GGGGCCATCGTGTATCCCTTCACCCTGTCCCACCACCCGTATGCCATGCTGGGATCCTGCAACGCTGTGCTCCACTCCAAGAAGCACA ATGATAAGATGAACAAGTGGCTGTCTGAGCGGGCGAAAGCAAGCATAACAGCCCGACGAGTCCAAGTGAAatcatcatcttcctcctcgTCTCAGTCCTTTCTCAGT GATGGTAGTGATTGTCAGCAGGGAGCAGCTGAGCACTACGAGGGATCACAAGAGTCTCTGCAGGACTGA
- the sgo2 gene encoding shugoshin 2 yields the protein MFSGKAMAPSKTSKQTAAAVSKIKNKILNTSSFFKVSLKTNNKDLAVALQAQKQRSRQLEMQVVDLQKQMQSLCFELATKKYKQRKLLLIFKDLHSRTLEHLDMAVDLVSDSDSPGLTEECNNLFDDNIKENVVSKSDQVLLQPDCPSNVSSPSKTPSVKLPVENNNEDEVGVLNRFSQTTDICKDNADAEKRLSSQHSHMTLQATPCPSRSSLRDEVERLSVIYSHSDFDVNSVLCPPSIQSCKKSTPPLSSDTSAPIDATLRTEPHVNRQEKTLLLDTTMEMTLSNSGEIVTVETKAKKKKKHSPKPKDAAYQEKAGASSEELQNLVGSKPSEEPPGTLVQTHEFPELQEPLINSKNMTMSRIPKLGTNPQTKTSKKKLKSCAQASADLDDYLTDPKVMLSNASRSASKEEEAHVASSKVTCRRSRKKCSRVSGIIQKSSETIQSLDREEQVHNEEEQQSNNQELPEELMFSGGQSGHLQQPSAVGKRKTHHKPRCRKTFIISVDTNSTSMNPGEDLIPPARSSGEKEDLQEVVDEVLNTPLTPSESSPHTETHSSWKQPRVETRESRSCEEGWLNHGQDEVPPSTSSVPKRKKARKETDQSSKNTSMLPDDSAELLNKKHKKKKKNHSNLESLCDPDRRDDLPLCSIEHPEVGKELTEDLQTLSRKDGPDISERPDESKRTRSRTNSKLHRKASTPQEATNARETFVAYRRKTKQKDKWESLCGAMSAALDLSDDVLNQNVDDLLTDELPGDISTAYTEPASLPSTPSRGTCDWVSVTEASPAVTHEPAPGRILTTVTNNMESPGNEDGGKTRRRKCVVNYKEPPLNSKIRRGDQFTETTFLRSPVFKNERKKKQRKKMN from the exons ATGTTCTCCGGCAAGGCAATGGCACCATCAAAAACCTCAAAACAGACTGCAGCTGCAGTATCAAAgatcaaaaataaaattctcA ACACCTCATCCTTCTTCAAGGTCTCACTGAAGACCAACAACAAAGACTTGGCTGTTGCCTTGCAGGCCCAGAAGCAGAGGAGCAGGCAGCTGGAGATGCAGGTGGTGGATCTGCAGAAGCAGATGCAGTCTCTCTGCTTCGAACTGGCCACCAAAAAATACAAACAGAGGAAGCTG CTGCTCATCTTTAAAGACTTGCACAGCAGAACCCTGGAGCACCTGGACATGGCGGTAGACCTCGTCTCAGACAGT GATTCTCCAGGGCTGACAGAAGAATGCAATAATTTGTTTGACGACAACATCAAGGAAAATGTGGTTTCAAAAAG TGATCAGGTACTGCTCCAGCCAGACTGTCCAAGTAATGTCTCGAGTCCCAGCAAGACCCCCTCAGTAAAGTTGCCAGTTGAAAACAACAATGAGGATGAAGTCGGTGTCCTAAACAGATTCAGTCAAACCACGGATATCTGTAAAG ATAACGCAGATGCTGAGAAAAGGCTTTCAAGCCAGCATTCACACATGACTCTGCAGGCAACGCCCTGTCCGTCCAGGAGCAGCCTGAGGGACGAAGTGGAGCGACTTTCAGTGATATACTCACATTCTGACTTTGACGTCAACTCCGTGCTCTGTCCTCCGAGCATTCAGTCATGTAAAAAGTCCACACCGCCCCTTTCTAGCGATACCAGCGCCCCCATTGATGCCACCCTGAGGACTGAACCTCATGTCAACAGACAAGAGAAAACCCTGCTTCTCGATACAACTATGGAGATGACGCTGAGTAACAGTGGTGAGATCGTCACTGTGGAAACCAAagccaagaagaaaaaaaaacactccccCAAGCCGAAAGATGCAGCATATCAGGAGAAAGCTGGTGCTTCAAGTGAGGAGCTGCAGAACTTGGTTGGTTCGAAGCCGAGTGAGGAACCCCCTGGGACTTTGGTACAAACACATGAGTTTCCGGAGCTTCAGGAACCCCTAATCAACTCCAAAAATATGACCATGTCTCGTATCCCCAAGCTGGGCACCAATCCACAAACAAAAACttcaaagaaaaaattaaagtcCTGTGCCCAAGCTTCAGCAGACCTGGACGATTATTTAACGGATCCTAAAGTTATGTTGTCAAATGCCAGCAGAAGTGCGTCAAAGGAAGAAGAAGCACACGTAGCCAGTTCAAAAGTCACCTGCAGACGCTCCAGAAAAAAATGCAGTAGGGTGTCTGGTATTATCCAAAAATCTTCAGAAACCATCCAAAGCCTAGACAGAGAAGAGCAAGTCCACAATGAAGAGGAACAACAGAGCAATAACCAGGAACTACCTGAAGAGTTAATGTTCTCTGGAGGACAGTcaggacacctgcagcagccatCTGCTGTTGGCAAGAGGAAGACGCATCACAAACCAAGATGCAGAAAGACATTTATCATCTCTGTTGACACGAACAGCACTTCAATGAACCCGGGTGAGGACCTGATTCCACCTGCAAGATCCAGCGGTGAGAAAGAAGACCTCCAGGAAGTCGTGGACGAAGTCCTCAACACACCTCTCACTCCGTCAGAATCAAGCCCACACACGGAGACCCACAGTTCCTGGAAACAACCACGAGTGGAGACTCGCGAGTCCAGGAGCTGTGAGGAAGGCTGGCTTAATCACGGTCAGGATGAAGTCCCGCCTTCCACGAGTTCAGTTCCAAAACGTAAAAAGGCCAGAAAAGAAACGGATCAGTCCAGCAAGAACACATCCATGCTACCAGATGATAGTGCTGAGCTTTTAAATAAGAAgcataaaaagaagaagaaaaaccacAGCAACCTAGAGTCTTTGTGTGACCCTGACCGCAGGGATGACCTTCCTCTCTGCAGCATCGAGCATCCTGAAGTCGGTAAAGAACTTACCGAGGATTTACAAACGCTGTCCAGAAAGGACGGGCCTGACATCTCTGAACGTCCAGATGAGTCAAAACGGACAAGGTCCAGGACTAATTCAAAGCTCCATAGAAAGGCATCAACTCCGCAGGAGGCCACAAACGCCAGGGAGACATTCGTCGCCTACAGACGGAAAACTAAACAGAAGGACAAATGGGAAAGTTTGTGTGGGGCTATGTCGGCAGCTCTGGACCTCAGCGATGATGTGTTGAACCAGAATGTGGACGATCTGCTGACGGATGAGCTGCCCGGCGACATCAGCACTGCATACACAGAGCCGGCTTCTTTACCCAGCACCCCCAGCAGGGGGACATGTGACTGGGTGTCGGTGACTGAGGCGTCTCCCGCTGTCACACACGAGCCCGCTCCAG GACGAATTTTAACAACAGTGACCAACAACATGGAAAGCCCAGGGAACGAAGACGGGGGGAAAACCAGGAGGAGGAAGTGCGTGGTGAATTATAAAGAGCCGCCCCTGAACAG CAAAATAAGGCGCGGCGATCAGTTCACCGAAACCACTTTTTTGAGGTCTCCGGTTTTTAAGAAtgagaggaagaagaagcagaggaAGAAGATGAACTGA